In Aliivibrio wodanis, a genomic segment contains:
- the mrdB gene encoding rod shape-determining protein roda: protein MLTYKPRIDFPLLIAIVLLILLGSLTVWSASGFNDSMLERHLIRAAIAITCIVGMSTIPPRTYERATPYLYGLAVILLLGVILVGDSTNGSQRWLIIGPIRFQPSELVKVAIPLMVAWILVSDTGRPNLKKILICLLITAVPAGLIFVQPDLDGAIFTVIYALFVLYFAGMSWKIISSFLGVIAVTIPMLWIFVMEAYQKKRVTQFLDPESDPLGAGYQIIQSLIAVGSGGMRGKGWENATQGQLGFIPESHTDFIFSTYAEEWGFFGCALLLGLYLFITGRVIWLAYHCESPFNRLVCGTFALSFFLYAFINIGMVTGLLPVMGSPLPFFSYGGTAMITQGICFGIIMSLCLQKTYKP, encoded by the coding sequence ATGCTTACATATAAACCACGAATTGATTTCCCTCTACTTATCGCCATTGTATTACTAATTTTATTAGGCTCTCTCACCGTGTGGAGTGCCAGCGGATTTAATGACTCAATGCTTGAACGACACTTAATTCGAGCTGCAATTGCCATCACTTGTATTGTTGGCATGTCGACGATACCCCCTCGAACATACGAGCGAGCTACTCCTTATTTATATGGCTTAGCAGTTATCTTGCTATTGGGGGTTATCCTTGTCGGAGACAGTACCAACGGGTCGCAGAGGTGGCTTATTATTGGGCCAATCCGATTCCAACCATCTGAGCTTGTTAAAGTTGCTATTCCACTTATGGTAGCATGGATACTTGTATCTGATACTGGCCGGCCTAATCTCAAGAAGATACTGATTTGTTTACTTATTACAGCCGTACCTGCAGGGTTAATTTTTGTTCAACCCGACCTTGATGGTGCAATATTTACGGTTATTTATGCTCTATTTGTTCTCTATTTTGCAGGAATGAGCTGGAAAATTATTAGTTCTTTTCTGGGGGTAATTGCTGTAACAATACCTATGTTATGGATCTTCGTTATGGAGGCTTATCAGAAAAAACGCGTAACACAATTTCTTGATCCAGAATCCGATCCCCTTGGTGCAGGTTATCAAATTATTCAATCTTTAATTGCAGTGGGCTCTGGTGGCATGCGTGGTAAAGGTTGGGAAAATGCGACTCAAGGACAACTTGGTTTCATTCCTGAAAGTCATACCGACTTTATTTTCTCGACCTACGCTGAAGAGTGGGGATTCTTTGGTTGTGCATTATTATTAGGTCTTTATCTGTTTATCACTGGGCGTGTAATTTGGTTAGCTTACCATTGTGAATCACCATTTAACCGCTTAGTCTGTGGTACTTTTGCTCTTAGTTTCTTCCTATACGCCTTTATTAATATTGGAATGGTCACGGGGCTATTACCAGTAATGGGAAGCCCTCTGCCTTTCTTTAGTTACGGAGGAACGGCGATGATCACTCAAGGTATCTGTTTTGGTATCATAATGTCTCTTTGTTTACAAAAGACTTATAAACCATAA
- a CDS encoding pseudouridylate synthase, which translates to MQQHNIASSKFTRFSSQIDTIALPERFTFPYFYVPHPLASLAMEELQHYLDNQKTWQHDFSTQGKMFAVLVVKNQQGELGYLSSFAGTLLDSEESLSQAPDFFVNAIFNNQARDNLFSNQEDEIKTLEAEVIRLENAPDFVALKESLAASTAQSEQEVSAFQQAMATAKKERKLRRSHAESDSESPLSPDELSTLISELGNQSSREKRDLKQLKQQWQQTITELTTQHNEYLEALNLVKHQHDKLQQKVKDDALKATLFLNQSGVSKSLFELFEQNNSTRHTQAPIPYSSEQNLPKLLQTAFTLGYTPITLGEFWWGSAPYEQVRQHKNRYPVCQSKCFEIIEHMLDGIDVDDSPLEQTPSYGKELEIVYEDDVMVVVNKPVEFLSVPGKFITDSVYTRIQARYPTATGPLIVHRLDMSTSGLLVLTLTSETNKQVQKQFIERTVEKRYTALLEGNISNDSGLITLPLRGDLEDRPRQMVCHSDGRTAETSYQVIERENNRTKVHLYPKTGRTHQLRVHCSHQAGLNTPIVGDDLYGFKETRLHLHAGYLKLRHPVTNIEMEFEVDSDF; encoded by the coding sequence ATGCAACAACACAACATAGCATCTTCAAAATTTACACGATTTTCTAGTCAGATCGATACTATTGCTCTGCCAGAGCGTTTTACCTTTCCTTATTTCTACGTTCCTCATCCATTGGCGTCACTTGCAATGGAAGAGCTGCAGCACTATTTAGATAATCAGAAAACATGGCAGCATGACTTTAGCACTCAAGGTAAAATGTTTGCCGTTCTTGTCGTCAAAAATCAACAAGGCGAGCTTGGTTATCTCTCCTCTTTTGCTGGTACGCTTTTAGATAGTGAAGAGAGCCTCAGTCAAGCGCCTGATTTTTTTGTTAATGCCATTTTTAATAACCAAGCACGCGATAATCTATTTTCTAATCAAGAAGACGAAATCAAAACCCTTGAAGCAGAGGTTATCCGATTAGAAAACGCGCCTGATTTTGTCGCATTAAAAGAGAGCCTAGCCGCAAGTACGGCTCAATCAGAACAAGAAGTTTCAGCGTTTCAGCAAGCAATGGCAACAGCAAAAAAAGAACGAAAGCTGCGTCGCTCTCATGCTGAATCAGACTCTGAATCACCACTATCTCCAGATGAATTAAGCACCTTAATTAGTGAGCTTGGCAATCAAAGCAGTCGTGAAAAACGAGATTTAAAGCAGTTAAAACAGCAATGGCAGCAGACTATTACTGAGTTAACCACGCAGCACAATGAATACCTTGAAGCGCTTAACTTAGTTAAACACCAGCATGATAAATTACAACAAAAAGTAAAAGATGATGCATTAAAAGCGACTCTATTTCTTAATCAATCTGGTGTATCAAAGAGTCTGTTTGAGTTATTTGAACAAAATAATTCAACTAGACATACTCAAGCTCCAATCCCTTATTCAAGTGAGCAAAACTTACCTAAACTACTGCAAACGGCTTTTACATTAGGCTATACACCAATAACATTAGGTGAATTTTGGTGGGGTTCAGCACCGTATGAGCAAGTTCGCCAACATAAAAACCGCTATCCAGTATGTCAAAGCAAATGTTTTGAAATCATCGAACACATGCTTGATGGTATTGATGTTGATGATAGCCCATTAGAACAAACGCCTTCTTATGGAAAAGAGTTAGAGATCGTTTATGAAGATGATGTCATGGTCGTTGTTAATAAGCCTGTTGAGTTTTTATCGGTTCCCGGTAAGTTTATTACTGATTCTGTCTATACTCGAATTCAAGCGCGCTACCCTACCGCAACCGGGCCTTTAATTGTTCATCGCTTAGATATGTCGACCTCTGGCTTACTCGTATTAACGTTAACGTCAGAAACCAATAAACAGGTACAAAAACAGTTTATTGAGCGCACAGTAGAAAAACGCTATACCGCTCTACTTGAAGGTAATATCAGTAATGACAGTGGTTTAATTACGCTACCATTACGCGGGGATCTGGAAGATAGACCTCGTCAAATGGTTTGCCATAGTGACGGTAGAACTGCAGAAACATCTTACCAAGTTATTGAGCGTGAAAATAATCGCACTAAAGTTCATCTATACCCTAAAACGGGCCGCACTCACCAACTTCGAGTACATTGTTCACATCAAGCAGGATTAAACACCCCGATTGTGGGCGACGACTTATATGGATTTAAAGAGACTCGATTACACTTACATGCTGGTTATTTAAAATTACGTCACCCTGTCACAAATATTGAAATGGAGTTTGAGGTCGACTCAGATTTCTAG